A stretch of DNA from Trueperaceae bacterium:
CTTCGAGGTCGTCAGCGCCGTCGAGCACACCTCCCACGTGCGAATGACCGCAGCGCAAAAACTGCTCGGCGGCGCAGCGCCGAAGGTCGGCGCATACTTCACGACCGCGTGGCTTCCTACCGACACGCCGCGCTCCCCGCTGCCGGCCGCGACCGACCTCCTTGCGCTGTACGAAACGCTGCTTGCCTCCCTCATGCCGGTGGCAAAACGTCCAGGGGAGTCAGTGTCCGAGGCCACCGATAGAATGGGGAGGATGCGCAAGCTCGAACGCGAAATTGCCGCACTAGAGCGGAAACTCCGCACCGAACCGCAATTCAACCGCAAGGTTGAGCTGCAACGCTCGTTGAAGGAACGCCGGGCCGCGCTTGCGGAGTTGGTCTGAGCGAAGTGCACGACGAGGAGCGTGATGGAGAAGCTGAAGATGCATTCAGTTGACTTGACCCAGGCGAACATCAATCGAATCGCGGAGCTGTTCCCGAACGTCGTCACCGAATCGCTCGACACCAACGGGCGCCCGATTCGCACCATCGACTTTGATGCCCTCCGACAAGAGCTATCCGATCACGTCGTCGAGGGACCCCAGGAGCGCTACCAGCTCGACTGGCCAGGCAAGCGCGCGGCCGCGTTCGCCGCCAACGCACCAATCTCCAAGACGCTGCGTCCGATGCGGGAGGAGTCCGTCGACTTCGATACGACCAAGAACCTCTTCATTGAAGGTGACAACCTCGACGCCTTGAAACTGCTCCAAGAGTCCTATCTCGGCAAAGTGAAGCTCATCTACATCGATCCCCCTTACAACACAGGAAACGACTTCGTTTACAAGGATGACTTCGCCGAGTCTACAGCTGACTACCTAGAGCGTTCCGGGCAAGAGACCGAGGCAGGTGTCCGGTTGGTTGCTAACGCGGACTCCAATGGCCGGTTCCACTCCGACTGGCTTAGCATGATATATCCGCGACTGAAGCTGGCCAGGAACCTTCTGGCCGAGGACGGCCTGATCTTCATCAGCATCGACTCGCACGAAGTCCACAATCTTGTCAAGATTTGCGACGAGATATTCGGCCCGGGTAGTCACAAGAACACGATCGCCGTTCGCCGCGGGATAAAGAACGTCCAGGCCCAGTTCGAGGACGTGAACGCGCTGTCTCAGGGCCATGAGTATGTGCTGCTGTACACGCGGAGTGAGGCAGTCCGACTTCCGAAACTGTCCCTCGCCCACGCTGAATCCAAGCCGGGAAAGTGGGACACCTTCTGGCGCGGAACAGATCGCCCCACGATGCGGTATGAACTCTTTGGCTCTACTCCCGCCTCGGGGCAGTGGCGCTGGGAAGAGGGCCGTACGAAGGAGGCCGTCCAGAACTACGAGACGTACCTTGTGGAACACGAGGACCGCACCAGCCTGGACGACTACTACCTTGATCACCTCGCCGCTACGAACGTCAAGCTCAACTTCGTGCGCCTCAACTTCGAAGGCGTTGTGCAGTACTACGTGCCGCCAAGCGCGGGAAAGCTACTCAGTGATAACTGGATGGACCTCACTCTAGGCGGCAACGAGACCGACGAGTTCGACACCGAGAAGAGCGTCGCGCTCCTCTCACGAATCATCAGCTGGGCCACACGTGACGTAGACCTCGTGATGGACTTCTTCGCCGGGTCAGGGACCACGGGACACGCGGTCTTCTCCGTGAATGCAACTGACGGTGGCCGACGGCGCTTCATCCTGGTCCAGCTGCCCGAAAGGATCGCCGGAAAAGAAGGTACGTCCATTGCAGCAATCACAATCAGTCGCTTGAAGAAGGCAGGAGCAGTTCACGCAGCTCTAGGCGCAGATACGGGGTTTCGAGCCCTTCGCATCGATTCAACCAACATGCTGGTCGCCTCTTCCTCCGCAGGTGATCTCGCGCAAGACGAACTCTTGGAGTTGATAGACCGTGTAAAGCCCGACCGCACTGACGAGGAGCTGCTCTTCCAAGTTCTCCTCGACTGGGGCCTCGACCTTGGTCTGCCCGTACAACGTGGGGTTTCGAGAGAGAGAGAGAGAGAGAGAGAGAGAGAGAGAGAGAGAGAACGGCAGTGGCGCCCACCACGTACTTCCGCGTCGCAGACGACGCGCTCATCGCGTGCTTCAGCGAAGAGGTGTCCGCTGATGTGGTCACCGAGATCGCCAAGCTCCAACCACTCCGTGCCGTGTTCCGGGACTCGGCCTTCAAGTCTGACGCGGATCGCATCAACGCGGAGCAACTCTTCCGCGAGCTGTCGCCGAACACCGAAGTCAGAACGGTATGATCTCGCTGTTCTGGGCGGTGGCGCGTGATGGAGAAGCGCGCGCTGAACTCGCCAGATCTGTCGGCTCGCAATGTCGAACGCATCGCGGAACTGTTCCCGCAGGTCATCACCGAGTCGCGAGACACGGAGGGCAACGTGACTCTCGCCGTTGACTTCGACCTGCTTCGCCAGGAACTCTCCAACCATGTTGTCGAAGGACCGCAGGAGCGCTACCAACTCGACTGGCCCGGCAAGCGCGCCGCCGCCTTCGCTGCCAATGCACCCATCGCCAAGACCCTGCGCCCCGTTCGCAAGGAATCGGTGGACTTTGACACTACGAAGAACCTCTTCATCGAGGGAGACAACCTGGAGGCCCTCAAGCTCCTTCAGGAGTCGTATCTCGGCAAGGTCAAACTAGTCTACATAGACCCGCCCTATAACACGGGGAACGACTTCGTCTACAACGACGACTTCGCTGAGTCCAGCGCCGAGTACCTCGCCCGCTCGGGTCAGAAGTCAGAGACGGGTGATCGCCTCGTTGCCAACACCGAAGCCAACGGCCGCTTCCACTCCGACTGGCTGAGCATGATATACCCGCGGCTCAAGCTGGCCAGGAACTTACTGACCGACGACGGTGTGCTTGTTGTGTCGATCGACGAAAACGAGCACGCAAGTCTCGTCCGCTTGGGTGAGGAGGTGCTCG
This window harbors:
- a CDS encoding DUF4391 domain-containing protein, translated to MKDVLFRWPQNAAFGRSVPKTKFYEHGSVRTGLREKFVDEIQRITWAYKLAEGTIRLKGSEVVPEIQVFTIEAKGANVGDEVLASIDRAVHFPIIFEVVSAVEHTSHVRMTAAQKLLGGAAPKVGAYFTTAWLPTDTPRSPLPAATDLLALYETLLASLMPVAKRPGESVSEATDRMGRMRKLEREIAALERKLRTEPQFNRKVELQRSLKERRAALAELV
- a CDS encoding site-specific DNA-methyltransferase, whose amino-acid sequence is MEKLKMHSVDLTQANINRIAELFPNVVTESLDTNGRPIRTIDFDALRQELSDHVVEGPQERYQLDWPGKRAAAFAANAPISKTLRPMREESVDFDTTKNLFIEGDNLDALKLLQESYLGKVKLIYIDPPYNTGNDFVYKDDFAESTADYLERSGQETEAGVRLVANADSNGRFHSDWLSMIYPRLKLARNLLAEDGLIFISIDSHEVHNLVKICDEIFGPGSHKNTIAVRRGIKNVQAQFEDVNALSQGHEYVLLYTRSEAVRLPKLSLAHAESKPGKWDTFWRGTDRPTMRYELFGSTPASGQWRWEEGRTKEAVQNYETYLVEHEDRTSLDDYYLDHLAATNVKLNFVRLNFEGVVQYYVPPSAGKLLSDNWMDLTLGGNETDEFDTEKSVALLSRIISWATRDVDLVMDFFAGSGTTGHAVFSVNATDGGRRRFILVQLPERIAGKEGTSIAAITISRLKKAGAVHAALGADTGFRALRIDSTNMLVASSSAGDLAQDELLELIDRVKPDRTDEELLFQVLLDWGLDLGLPVQRGVSRERERERERERERERQWRPPRTSASQTTRSSRASAKRCPLMWSPRSPSSNHSVPCSGTRPSSLTRIASTRSNSSASCRRTPKSERYDLAVLGGGA